One Ricinus communis isolate WT05 ecotype wild-type chromosome 2, ASM1957865v1, whole genome shotgun sequence DNA segment encodes these proteins:
- the LOC8277772 gene encoding ubiquitin carboxyl-terminal hydrolase 26 isoform X1, with amino-acid sequence MSRPTTRSKNKRNRQGDDVNITSEILRKIHATGEVTNEDVNQLYMISKPVCQGCRVNTKDNPNCFCGLIPPPNGSRKSGLWQKLSEIVQAMGEDPCKNLRASADSPAGLTNLGATCYANSILQYLYMNTSFREGLFGVEPELLKRQPVLDELARLFAKLHAGKMAFIDSAPFIKTLELDNGVQQDSHEFLTLLLSLLERCLSHSEVSKVRTIVQDLFRGSVSHVTTCSKCGRDSEASSKMEDFYELELNVKGLKSLDESLDDYLSVEELHGENQYFCELCKMRVDANRSIKLRTLPDVLNFQLKRCVFLPKKTTTRKKITSAFAFPGVLDMQKRLSEPSEMEWIYDLSAVLIHKGTAVNSGHYTAHIKDEHTGQWWEFDDEHVSNLGLHPFGEGSSSSTSKVVHSEPPACPEVDTVSNGNHVDAVQPDSLKPSIGSTAETFSSNDAYMLMYNLRRTKKVDDNRPMVCGANDIVLEGCESSLHDGSLPSHLFEDVKVFNESYLEACQKYKLKKDKEVNHITERRQEVRTVLSEAPVQSLEKPSYWVSTDWLRQWADSITPLALDNTPIQCSHEKVPVSKVGTMKRLSTESWAKLFSKYGGGPTLTNDDYCMACLMDGARSVVCADSYRDRRTSMRDLANDVLAGKCLEGTYYVSKTWLQQWVRRKNVDAPSEADAGPTASIRCPHGKLMPDQAPGAKRLPVPENLWLFFYEDAITVKPDDSSGCTTFSSDSEQCSQCCAELSEVACLEDSLRAVKLKQRQNHEKLSMGKSIPLSLHCKYYLVPSSWLTKWRNYVTASGKNISSSVEPEALDIVIDSLKCEKHFRLLERPPDLVTKRGILFQKGSATDGLTIITDEDWNNFCEEWGGNKEKGISAVIEPINVVENTLSGFSEVTAASEEQLNRQDEVNDETEGRQPIIRTCPEICEDCIGEKESCKLMQKLNYSNEDIHVTLVRGKEAPRSILEASKATSEPERRASKRSRRTSYGNSVHLKVSGCTSIYQLKMMIWESLGVVKENQVLHKGEMVLDKDDATLADLNIFPGDKLWVQDSEIHEHRDIADELADENMNTQHAEEGFRGTLLTANISSQPLQDVCSK; translated from the exons ATGAGCCGACCAACCACTCgcagtaaaaataaaagaaatagacaAGGGGATGATGTTAATATAACTTCTGAGATACTGAg AAAAATTCATGCAACAGGTGAAGTAACCAATGAAGATGTAAATCAACTATACATGATCTCGAAGCCAGTTTGTCAAGGCTGCCGTGTGAATACTAAAGATAATCCCAACTGCTTTTGTGGGCTGATTCCACCACCCAATGGGAGTCGAAAATCTGGCTTATGGCAGAAATTGTCAGAAATAGTTCAAGCCATGGGTGAAGACCCATGCAAAAATCTTCGTGCATCTGCTGATTCACCTGCTGGTCTCACAAACCTAGGAGCAACATGCTATGCCAACAGCATACTCCAGTATCTGTATATGAATACTTCTTTCAGAGAAGGCCTTTTTGGTGTTGAACCAGAATTACTGAAACGACAACCTGTTTTGGATGAGCTTGCCAGGCTTTTTGCGAAGCTCCATGCTGGTAAAATGGCTTTTATTGATTCTGCTCCATTTATAAAGACACTGGAGTTAGACAATGGAGTTCAGCAGGATAGCCATGAGTTCTTGACCCTACTTCTTTCCTTGCTTGAGCGTTGTCTAAGCCATTCAGAAGTTTCCAAGGTCAGAACAATTGTTCAAGATCTCTTCCGCGGAAGTGTGTCACATGTAACAAC GTGCTCGAAATGTGGAAGAGATTCTGAAGCATCTTCAAAGATGGAAGACTTTTATGAGCTGGAGTTGAATGTGAAAGGGCTGAAAAGCTTAGATGAGAGTTTGGATGATTACCTTAGTGTGGAAGAGCTGCACGGCGAGAATCAATATTTCTGTGAGCTTTGTAAAATGAGAGTTGATGCCAATCGCAGTATTAAACTACGAACTCTGCCTGATGTCCTTAATTTTCAGCTTAAACGTTGTGTTTTCCTTCCAAAG AAGACCACAACAAGGAAGAAAATCACATCTGCATTTGCTTTCCCTGGAGTATTGGATATGCAGAAGAGACTGTCCGAACCCTCTGAGATGGAATGGATATATGACTTGTCAGCTGTTTTGATTCACAAGGGAACTGCTGTAAACAGTGGTCATTACACTGCTCATATTAAGGATGAGCACACTGGGCAATGGTGGGAGTTTGATGATGAGCATGTCTCAAACTTGGGTCTTCATCCTTTTGGAGAAGGCTCTTCAAGTTCAACATCTAAAGTTGTTCACAGTGAGCCACCGGCTTGCCCGGAAGTGGATACTGTTTCTAATGGAAATCATGTGGATGCTGTTCAGCCTGATTCTTTGAAACCCAGTATTGGCAGCACTGCGGAGACATTTTCATCAAATGATGCATACATGCTGATGTATAATCTTAGGCGTACCAAGAAGGTAGATGATAATAGACCCATGGTTTGTGGTGCCAACGACATTGTATTAGAAGGTTGTGAGAGCTCTTTACATGACGGCTCTCTTCCATCCCACCTCTTTGAAGATGTAAAGGTTTTCAATGAGTCATATCTGGAAGCTTGCCAAAAGTATAAACTGAAGAAGGATAAGGAGGTGAATCATATCACAGAAAGGAGACAAGAGGTGCGAACAGTTCTTTCTGAAGCTCCTGTCCAGTCACTTGAAAAACCATCTTATTGGGTATCCACTGACTGGCTTCGCCAGTGGGCTGACAGCATTACACCACT TGCATTAGATAACACCCCTATCCAATGCTCACATGAAAAAGTCCCAGTGTCAAAAGTGGGAACCATGAAGCGATTGTCTACTGAATCTTGGGCcaaattgttttctaag TATGGTGGAGGGCCAACCCTGACTAATGATGACTACTGCATGGCTTGCCTAATGGATGGTGCACGATCTGTGGTCTGCGCTGATAGCTACAGGGATCGAAGGACATCAATGAGAGATCTTGCAAATGATGTACTTGCAGGGAAGTGTCTAGAAGGGACATACTATGTGTCCAAGACATG GTTGCAGCAGTGGGTGAGAAGAAAAAATGTTGATGCTCCAAGTGAAGCTGATGCAGGGCCAACAGCTTCAATCCGATGTCCTCATGGGAAACTGATGCCTGATCAAGCACCTGGTGCCAAGCGGCTGCCGGTTCCTGAGAATCTTTGGCTCTTCTTTTATGAGGATGCCATTACAGTGAAACCTGATGATTCCTCAGGTTGCACAACTTTTTCTTCAGATTCTGAGCAGTGCTCCCAATGCTGTGCAGAACTTTCTGAAGTTGCATGCTTGGAGGATTCCCTTAG AGCCGTGAAGCTAAAACAGCGCCAAAATCATGAGAAATTGTCTATGGGAAAAAGTATTCCCCTTTCTTTGCATTGCAAGTATTACTTGGTGCCCTCGTCATGGCTGACAAAATGGAGAAACTATGTAACTGCAAGTGGCAAGAATATTTCTTCATCTGTGGAACCTGAAGCTCTGGATATTGTCATTGATTCACTGAAATGTGAAAAG CATTTTCGACTCCTTGAAAGGCCTCCTGATCTGGTTACTAAACGTGGCATACTTTTCCAGAAAGGTTCAGCG ACAGATGGGTTGACAATCATTACGGATGAAGACTGGAACAACTTTTGCGAAGAGTGGGGTGGTAACAAGGAGAAAGGAATATCTGCAGTAATTGAGCCTATTAACGTTGTGGAAAATACTTTGTCTGGCTTCTCTGAAGTGACAGCAGCAAGTGAGGAACAGCTGAATCGTCAAGATGAAGTAAATGATGAGACTGAGGGCAGACAGCCTATTATTAGGACTTGCCCCGAG ATCTGTGAGGACTGCATAGGTGAAAAAGAAAGTTGTAAGTTGATGCAGAAACTTAACTACTCTAATGAGGACATACATGTTACTCTTGTACGTGGTAAGGAAGCTCCAAGATCAATTCTAGAAGCTTCTAAGGCTACTTCGGAACCTGAACGACGCGCCTCAAAGCGGTCTCGAAGGACCAGCTATGGGAATTCAGTACACTTAAAAGTTTCTGGCTGTACCTCTATATACCAATTAAAGATGATGATATGGGAATCACTTGGG
- the LOC8277772 gene encoding ubiquitin carboxyl-terminal hydrolase 26 isoform X2, giving the protein MSRPTTRSKNKRNRQGDDVNITSEILRKIHATGEVTNEDVNQLYMISKPVCQGCRVNTKDNPNCFCGLIPPPNGSRKSGLWQKLSEIVQAMGEDPCKNLRASADSPAGLTNLGATCYANSILQYLYMNTSFREGLFGVEPELLKRQPVLDELARLFAKLHAGKMAFIDSAPFIKTLELDNGVQQDSHEFLTLLLSLLERCLSHSEVSKVRTIVQDLFRGSVSHVTTCSKCGRDSEASSKMEDFYELELNVKGLKSLDESLDDYLSVEELHGENQYFCELCKMRVDANRSIKLRTLPDVLNFQLKRCVFLPKTTTRKKITSAFAFPGVLDMQKRLSEPSEMEWIYDLSAVLIHKGTAVNSGHYTAHIKDEHTGQWWEFDDEHVSNLGLHPFGEGSSSSTSKVVHSEPPACPEVDTVSNGNHVDAVQPDSLKPSIGSTAETFSSNDAYMLMYNLRRTKKVDDNRPMVCGANDIVLEGCESSLHDGSLPSHLFEDVKVFNESYLEACQKYKLKKDKEVNHITERRQEVRTVLSEAPVQSLEKPSYWVSTDWLRQWADSITPLSALDNTPIQCSHEKVPVSKVGTMKRLSTESWAKLFSKYGGGPTLTNDDYCMACLMDGARSVVCADSYRDRRTSMRDLANDVLAGKCLEGTYYVSKTWLQQWVRRKNVDAPSEADAGPTASIRCPHGKLMPDQAPGAKRLPVPENLWLFFYEDAITVKPDDSSGCTTFSSDSEQCSQCCAELSEVACLEDSLRAVKLKQRQNHEKLSMGKSIPLSLHCKYYLVPSSWLTKWRNYVTASGKNISSSVEPEALDIVIDSLKCEKHFRLLERPPDLVTKRGILFQKGSATDGLTIITDEDWNNFCEEWGGNKEKGISAVIEPINVVENTLSGFSEVTAASEEQLNRQDEVNDETEGRQPIIRTCPEICEDCIGEKESCKLMQKLNYSNEDIHVTLVRGKEAPRSILEASKATSEPERRASKRSRRTSYGNSVHLKVSGCTSIYQLKMMIWESLGVVKENQVLHKGEMVLDKDDATLADLNIFPGDKLWVQDSEIHEHRDIADELADENMNTQHAEEGFRGTLLTANISSQPLQDVCSK; this is encoded by the exons ATGAGCCGACCAACCACTCgcagtaaaaataaaagaaatagacaAGGGGATGATGTTAATATAACTTCTGAGATACTGAg AAAAATTCATGCAACAGGTGAAGTAACCAATGAAGATGTAAATCAACTATACATGATCTCGAAGCCAGTTTGTCAAGGCTGCCGTGTGAATACTAAAGATAATCCCAACTGCTTTTGTGGGCTGATTCCACCACCCAATGGGAGTCGAAAATCTGGCTTATGGCAGAAATTGTCAGAAATAGTTCAAGCCATGGGTGAAGACCCATGCAAAAATCTTCGTGCATCTGCTGATTCACCTGCTGGTCTCACAAACCTAGGAGCAACATGCTATGCCAACAGCATACTCCAGTATCTGTATATGAATACTTCTTTCAGAGAAGGCCTTTTTGGTGTTGAACCAGAATTACTGAAACGACAACCTGTTTTGGATGAGCTTGCCAGGCTTTTTGCGAAGCTCCATGCTGGTAAAATGGCTTTTATTGATTCTGCTCCATTTATAAAGACACTGGAGTTAGACAATGGAGTTCAGCAGGATAGCCATGAGTTCTTGACCCTACTTCTTTCCTTGCTTGAGCGTTGTCTAAGCCATTCAGAAGTTTCCAAGGTCAGAACAATTGTTCAAGATCTCTTCCGCGGAAGTGTGTCACATGTAACAAC GTGCTCGAAATGTGGAAGAGATTCTGAAGCATCTTCAAAGATGGAAGACTTTTATGAGCTGGAGTTGAATGTGAAAGGGCTGAAAAGCTTAGATGAGAGTTTGGATGATTACCTTAGTGTGGAAGAGCTGCACGGCGAGAATCAATATTTCTGTGAGCTTTGTAAAATGAGAGTTGATGCCAATCGCAGTATTAAACTACGAACTCTGCCTGATGTCCTTAATTTTCAGCTTAAACGTTGTGTTTTCCTTCCAAAG ACCACAACAAGGAAGAAAATCACATCTGCATTTGCTTTCCCTGGAGTATTGGATATGCAGAAGAGACTGTCCGAACCCTCTGAGATGGAATGGATATATGACTTGTCAGCTGTTTTGATTCACAAGGGAACTGCTGTAAACAGTGGTCATTACACTGCTCATATTAAGGATGAGCACACTGGGCAATGGTGGGAGTTTGATGATGAGCATGTCTCAAACTTGGGTCTTCATCCTTTTGGAGAAGGCTCTTCAAGTTCAACATCTAAAGTTGTTCACAGTGAGCCACCGGCTTGCCCGGAAGTGGATACTGTTTCTAATGGAAATCATGTGGATGCTGTTCAGCCTGATTCTTTGAAACCCAGTATTGGCAGCACTGCGGAGACATTTTCATCAAATGATGCATACATGCTGATGTATAATCTTAGGCGTACCAAGAAGGTAGATGATAATAGACCCATGGTTTGTGGTGCCAACGACATTGTATTAGAAGGTTGTGAGAGCTCTTTACATGACGGCTCTCTTCCATCCCACCTCTTTGAAGATGTAAAGGTTTTCAATGAGTCATATCTGGAAGCTTGCCAAAAGTATAAACTGAAGAAGGATAAGGAGGTGAATCATATCACAGAAAGGAGACAAGAGGTGCGAACAGTTCTTTCTGAAGCTCCTGTCCAGTCACTTGAAAAACCATCTTATTGGGTATCCACTGACTGGCTTCGCCAGTGGGCTGACAGCATTACACCACT CAGTGCATTAGATAACACCCCTATCCAATGCTCACATGAAAAAGTCCCAGTGTCAAAAGTGGGAACCATGAAGCGATTGTCTACTGAATCTTGGGCcaaattgttttctaag TATGGTGGAGGGCCAACCCTGACTAATGATGACTACTGCATGGCTTGCCTAATGGATGGTGCACGATCTGTGGTCTGCGCTGATAGCTACAGGGATCGAAGGACATCAATGAGAGATCTTGCAAATGATGTACTTGCAGGGAAGTGTCTAGAAGGGACATACTATGTGTCCAAGACATG GTTGCAGCAGTGGGTGAGAAGAAAAAATGTTGATGCTCCAAGTGAAGCTGATGCAGGGCCAACAGCTTCAATCCGATGTCCTCATGGGAAACTGATGCCTGATCAAGCACCTGGTGCCAAGCGGCTGCCGGTTCCTGAGAATCTTTGGCTCTTCTTTTATGAGGATGCCATTACAGTGAAACCTGATGATTCCTCAGGTTGCACAACTTTTTCTTCAGATTCTGAGCAGTGCTCCCAATGCTGTGCAGAACTTTCTGAAGTTGCATGCTTGGAGGATTCCCTTAG AGCCGTGAAGCTAAAACAGCGCCAAAATCATGAGAAATTGTCTATGGGAAAAAGTATTCCCCTTTCTTTGCATTGCAAGTATTACTTGGTGCCCTCGTCATGGCTGACAAAATGGAGAAACTATGTAACTGCAAGTGGCAAGAATATTTCTTCATCTGTGGAACCTGAAGCTCTGGATATTGTCATTGATTCACTGAAATGTGAAAAG CATTTTCGACTCCTTGAAAGGCCTCCTGATCTGGTTACTAAACGTGGCATACTTTTCCAGAAAGGTTCAGCG ACAGATGGGTTGACAATCATTACGGATGAAGACTGGAACAACTTTTGCGAAGAGTGGGGTGGTAACAAGGAGAAAGGAATATCTGCAGTAATTGAGCCTATTAACGTTGTGGAAAATACTTTGTCTGGCTTCTCTGAAGTGACAGCAGCAAGTGAGGAACAGCTGAATCGTCAAGATGAAGTAAATGATGAGACTGAGGGCAGACAGCCTATTATTAGGACTTGCCCCGAG ATCTGTGAGGACTGCATAGGTGAAAAAGAAAGTTGTAAGTTGATGCAGAAACTTAACTACTCTAATGAGGACATACATGTTACTCTTGTACGTGGTAAGGAAGCTCCAAGATCAATTCTAGAAGCTTCTAAGGCTACTTCGGAACCTGAACGACGCGCCTCAAAGCGGTCTCGAAGGACCAGCTATGGGAATTCAGTACACTTAAAAGTTTCTGGCTGTACCTCTATATACCAATTAAAGATGATGATATGGGAATCACTTGGG
- the LOC8277772 gene encoding ubiquitin carboxyl-terminal hydrolase 26 isoform X4, whose protein sequence is MSRPTTRSKNKRNRQGDDVNITSEILRKIHATGEVTNEDVNQLYMISKPVCQGCRVNTKDNPNCFCGLIPPPNGSRKSGLWQKLSEIVQAMGEDPCKNLRASADSPAGLTNLGATCYANSILQYLYMNTSFREGLFGVEPELLKRQPVLDELARLFAKLHAGKMAFIDSAPFIKTLELDNGVQQDSHEFLTLLLSLLERCLSHSEVSKVRTIVQDLFRGSVSHVTTCSKCGRDSEASSKMEDFYELELNVKGLKSLDESLDDYLSVEELHGENQYFCELCKMRVDANRSIKLRTLPDVLNFQLKRCVFLPKKTTTRKKITSAFAFPGVLDMQKRLSEPSEMEWIYDLSAVLIHKGTAVNSGHYTAHIKDEHTGQWWEFDDEHVSNLGLHPFGEGSSSSTSKVVHSEPPACPEVDTVSNGNHVDAVQPDSLKPSIGSTAETFSSNDAYMLMYNLRRTKKVDDNRPMVCGANDIVLEGCESSLHDGSLPSHLFEDVKVFNESYLEACQKYKLKKDKEVNHITERRQEVRTVLSEAPVQSLEKPSYWVSTDWLRQWADSITPLSALDNTPIQCSHEKVPVSKVGTMKRLSTESWAKLFSKYGGGPTLTNDDYCMACLMDGARSVVCADSYRDRRTSMRDLANDVLAGKCLEGTYYVSKTWLQQWVRRKNVDAPSEADAGPTASIRCPHGKLMPDQAPGAKRLPVPENLWLFFYEDAITVKPDDSSGCTTFSSDSEQCSQCCAELSEVACLEDSLRAVKLKQRQNHEKLSMGKSIPLSLHCKYYLVPSSWLTKWRNYVTASGKNISSSVEPEALDIVIDSLKCEKHFRLLERPPDLVTKRGILFQKGSATDGLTIITDEDWNNFCEEWGGNKEKGISAVIEPINVVENTLSGFSEVTAASEEQLNRQDEVNDETEGRQPIIRTCPEICEDCIGEKESCKLMQKLNYSNEDIHVTLVRGKEAPRSILEASKATSEPERRASKRSRRTSYGNSVHLKVSGCTSIYQLKMMIWESLGVVKENQVLHKGEMVLDKDDATLADLNIFPGDKLWVQDSEIHEHRDIADELADENMNTQHAEEGFRGTLLTANISSQPLQDVCSK, encoded by the exons ATGAGCCGACCAACCACTCgcagtaaaaataaaagaaatagacaAGGGGATGATGTTAATATAACTTCTGAGATACTGAg AAAAATTCATGCAACAGGTGAAGTAACCAATGAAGATGTAAATCAACTATACATGATCTCGAAGCCAGTTTGTCAAGGCTGCCGTGTGAATACTAAAGATAATCCCAACTGCTTTTGTGGGCTGATTCCACCACCCAATGGGAGTCGAAAATCTGGCTTATGGCAGAAATTGTCAGAAATAGTTCAAGCCATGGGTGAAGACCCATGCAAAAATCTTCGTGCATCTGCTGATTCACCTGCTGGTCTCACAAACCTAGGAGCAACATGCTATGCCAACAGCATACTCCAGTATCTGTATATGAATACTTCTTTCAGAGAAGGCCTTTTTGGTGTTGAACCAGAATTACTGAAACGACAACCTGTTTTGGATGAGCTTGCCAGGCTTTTTGCGAAGCTCCATGCTGGTAAAATGGCTTTTATTGATTCTGCTCCATTTATAAAGACACTGGAGTTAGACAATGGAGTTCAGCAGGATAGCCATGAGTTCTTGACCCTACTTCTTTCCTTGCTTGAGCGTTGTCTAAGCCATTCAGAAGTTTCCAAGGTCAGAACAATTGTTCAAGATCTCTTCCGCGGAAGTGTGTCACATGTAACAAC GTGCTCGAAATGTGGAAGAGATTCTGAAGCATCTTCAAAGATGGAAGACTTTTATGAGCTGGAGTTGAATGTGAAAGGGCTGAAAAGCTTAGATGAGAGTTTGGATGATTACCTTAGTGTGGAAGAGCTGCACGGCGAGAATCAATATTTCTGTGAGCTTTGTAAAATGAGAGTTGATGCCAATCGCAGTATTAAACTACGAACTCTGCCTGATGTCCTTAATTTTCAGCTTAAACGTTGTGTTTTCCTTCCAAAG AAGACCACAACAAGGAAGAAAATCACATCTGCATTTGCTTTCCCTGGAGTATTGGATATGCAGAAGAGACTGTCCGAACCCTCTGAGATGGAATGGATATATGACTTGTCAGCTGTTTTGATTCACAAGGGAACTGCTGTAAACAGTGGTCATTACACTGCTCATATTAAGGATGAGCACACTGGGCAATGGTGGGAGTTTGATGATGAGCATGTCTCAAACTTGGGTCTTCATCCTTTTGGAGAAGGCTCTTCAAGTTCAACATCTAAAGTTGTTCACAGTGAGCCACCGGCTTGCCCGGAAGTGGATACTGTTTCTAATGGAAATCATGTGGATGCTGTTCAGCCTGATTCTTTGAAACCCAGTATTGGCAGCACTGCGGAGACATTTTCATCAAATGATGCATACATGCTGATGTATAATCTTAGGCGTACCAAGAAGGTAGATGATAATAGACCCATGGTTTGTGGTGCCAACGACATTGTATTAGAAGGTTGTGAGAGCTCTTTACATGACGGCTCTCTTCCATCCCACCTCTTTGAAGATGTAAAGGTTTTCAATGAGTCATATCTGGAAGCTTGCCAAAAGTATAAACTGAAGAAGGATAAGGAGGTGAATCATATCACAGAAAGGAGACAAGAGGTGCGAACAGTTCTTTCTGAAGCTCCTGTCCAGTCACTTGAAAAACCATCTTATTGGGTATCCACTGACTGGCTTCGCCAGTGGGCTGACAGCATTACACCACT CAGTGCATTAGATAACACCCCTATCCAATGCTCACATGAAAAAGTCCCAGTGTCAAAAGTGGGAACCATGAAGCGATTGTCTACTGAATCTTGGGCcaaattgttttctaag TATGGTGGAGGGCCAACCCTGACTAATGATGACTACTGCATGGCTTGCCTAATGGATGGTGCACGATCTGTGGTCTGCGCTGATAGCTACAGGGATCGAAGGACATCAATGAGAGATCTTGCAAATGATGTACTTGCAGGGAAGTGTCTAGAAGGGACATACTATGTGTCCAAGACATG GTTGCAGCAGTGGGTGAGAAGAAAAAATGTTGATGCTCCAAGTGAAGCTGATGCAGGGCCAACAGCTTCAATCCGATGTCCTCATGGGAAACTGATGCCTGATCAAGCACCTGGTGCCAAGCGGCTGCCGGTTCCTGAGAATCTTTGGCTCTTCTTTTATGAGGATGCCATTACAGTGAAACCTGATGATTCCTCAGGTTGCACAACTTTTTCTTCAGATTCTGAGCAGTGCTCCCAATGCTGTGCAGAACTTTCTGAAGTTGCATGCTTGGAGGATTCCCTTAG AGCCGTGAAGCTAAAACAGCGCCAAAATCATGAGAAATTGTCTATGGGAAAAAGTATTCCCCTTTCTTTGCATTGCAAGTATTACTTGGTGCCCTCGTCATGGCTGACAAAATGGAGAAACTATGTAACTGCAAGTGGCAAGAATATTTCTTCATCTGTGGAACCTGAAGCTCTGGATATTGTCATTGATTCACTGAAATGTGAAAAG CATTTTCGACTCCTTGAAAGGCCTCCTGATCTGGTTACTAAACGTGGCATACTTTTCCAGAAAGGTTCAGCG ACAGATGGGTTGACAATCATTACGGATGAAGACTGGAACAACTTTTGCGAAGAGTGGGGTGGTAACAAGGAGAAAGGAATATCTGCAGTAATTGAGCCTATTAACGTTGTGGAAAATACTTTGTCTGGCTTCTCTGAAGTGACAGCAGCAAGTGAGGAACAGCTGAATCGTCAAGATGAAGTAAATGATGAGACTGAGGGCAGACAGCCTATTATTAGGACTTGCCCCGAG ATCTGTGAGGACTGCATAGGTGAAAAAGAAAGTTGTAAGTTGATGCAGAAACTTAACTACTCTAATGAGGACATACATGTTACTCTTGTACGTGGTAAGGAAGCTCCAAGATCAATTCTAGAAGCTTCTAAGGCTACTTCGGAACCTGAACGACGCGCCTCAAAGCGGTCTCGAAGGACCAGCTATGGGAATTCAGTACACTTAAAAGTTTCTGGCTGTACCTCTATATACCAATTAAAGATGATGATATGGGAATCACTTGGG